A genome region from Myxococcales bacterium includes the following:
- the ptsP gene encoding phosphoenolpyruvate--protein phosphotransferase has protein sequence MGEREPSRERPTGEIRREGVAVSVGIAIGRAFLVGRDLIKEPRYHVEADDVDAEVARLHKAITSSDKQLAKIKSKLAEAEASSDFHIITAHQLMLHDEHLVDATIRYINGELINAEWALTKAVGDIRGVFDAIEDDYFRERRSDVDFVGERVLRNLLGKETGPLKPPPDAIVVAYDLSPADTAQLHKHAVAGLITDAGGKTSHTAIIARAHELPAVVGLEDITELVLDDDLLIVDGGAGVVIVNPTATTVGQYRDAQRKQVALEEQRLGNRDLPATTSDGVAIQLYANIDGPDEIDGALEHGAVGIGLYRTEYLFMGRDEIPDEETHYRTAVEVLERMAGRPVTMRTFDLGADKLAKFLEEVALDEVNPALGLRSIRLCLAELGQPLFRAQLRGLLRASAHGQLRIMFPMISGVGELRDAKAVIESVKTELRDAGIPFDEDVKVGIMIEMPAAAMIGDLLAKESAFFSIGTNDLIQYTMAVDRVNELVSYLYEPLHPALLRLLRDTAAAGREAGIPVSLCGEMAADPLAAMVLLGLGVTELSMSAVAIPEVKGVIRAVSLADLRVLVPRVMKLATATEIRAAVTAFAVELGVPAGSLR, from the coding sequence ATGGGGGAGCGCGAGCCGTCGCGCGAGCGGCCGACCGGCGAGATCCGGCGCGAGGGCGTCGCGGTCTCGGTCGGGATCGCGATCGGGCGCGCGTTCCTGGTCGGGCGCGATCTGATCAAGGAGCCGCGCTACCACGTCGAGGCGGACGACGTCGACGCCGAGGTCGCGCGCCTGCACAAGGCCATCACCTCGTCCGACAAGCAGCTGGCCAAGATCAAGAGCAAGCTGGCCGAGGCGGAGGCCTCGAGCGACTTCCACATCATCACCGCCCACCAGCTGATGCTCCACGACGAGCACCTGGTCGACGCGACGATCCGCTACATCAACGGCGAGCTGATCAACGCCGAGTGGGCGCTGACCAAGGCGGTCGGCGACATCCGCGGCGTCTTCGACGCGATCGAGGACGACTACTTCCGCGAGCGCCGCAGCGACGTCGACTTCGTGGGCGAGCGCGTGCTGCGCAACCTGCTCGGCAAGGAGACCGGCCCGCTCAAGCCGCCGCCCGACGCGATCGTCGTCGCCTACGACCTGTCGCCGGCCGACACCGCGCAGCTGCACAAGCACGCGGTCGCGGGCCTGATCACCGACGCCGGCGGCAAGACCTCGCACACCGCGATCATCGCCCGCGCGCACGAGCTGCCGGCGGTGGTCGGGCTCGAGGACATCACCGAGCTGGTGCTCGACGACGATCTGCTGATCGTCGACGGCGGCGCCGGCGTCGTGATCGTCAACCCGACCGCGACCACGGTCGGGCAGTACCGCGACGCGCAACGCAAGCAGGTCGCGCTCGAGGAGCAGCGGCTCGGCAACCGCGACCTGCCGGCCACGACCTCGGACGGCGTCGCGATCCAGCTCTACGCCAACATCGACGGGCCCGACGAGATCGACGGCGCGCTCGAGCACGGCGCGGTCGGCATCGGCCTGTACCGGACCGAGTACCTGTTCATGGGCCGCGACGAGATCCCCGACGAGGAGACCCACTACCGCACCGCGGTCGAGGTGCTCGAGCGCATGGCCGGGCGGCCGGTCACGATGCGCACGTTCGATCTGGGCGCCGACAAGCTGGCCAAGTTCCTCGAGGAGGTCGCCCTCGACGAGGTCAACCCGGCGCTGGGCCTGCGCTCGATCCGCCTGTGCCTGGCCGAGCTGGGCCAGCCGCTGTTCCGGGCCCAGCTCCGGGGCCTGCTGCGGGCCAGCGCCCACGGCCAGCTGCGGATCATGTTCCCGATGATCTCCGGCGTCGGCGAGCTGCGCGACGCCAAGGCGGTGATCGAGTCGGTCAAGACCGAGCTCCGGGACGCGGGGATCCCGTTCGACGAGGACGTCAAGGTCGGCATCATGATCGAGATGCCGGCCGCGGCGATGATCGGCGACCTGCTGGCCAAGGAGAGCGCGTTCTTCTCGATCGGCACCAACGACCTGATCCAGTACACGATGGCGGTCGATCGCGTGAACGAGCTGGTCTCGTACCTGTACGAGCCGCTGCACCCGGCGCTGTTGCGGCTCTTGCGCGACACCGCCGCCGCCGGGCGCGAGGCCGGCATCCCGGTCAGCCTGTGCGGCGAGATGGCGGCCGACCCGCTCGCGGCGATGGTGTTGCTCGGGCTCGGCGTCACCGAGCTGTCGATGAGCGCGGTGGCGATCCCCGAGGTCAAGGGCGTGATCCGCGCGGTCTCATTGGCCGACCTGCGGGTGCTGGTGCCGCGGGTGATGAAGCTGGCGACCGCGACCGAGATCCGGGCCGCGGTGACGGCGTTCGCGGTCGAGCTGGGCGTGCCGGCCGGCTCGCTGCGCTGA
- a CDS encoding HPr family phosphocarrier protein has protein sequence MAIDHAERAITIANELGLHARAATKFVQIAGKFPSDVTVEKDGHEVNGKSIMGVLMLVASKGTTIVIRAKGPQAPDAVAALAKLVEDKFGEER, from the coding sequence ATGGCCATTGACCACGCTGAGCGAGCGATCACGATCGCCAACGAGCTCGGGCTCCACGCCCGGGCCGCGACCAAGTTCGTGCAGATCGCCGGCAAGTTCCCGTCCGACGTCACCGTCGAGAAGGACGGGCACGAGGTCAACGGCAAGAGCATCATGGGCGTGCTCATGCTGGTGGCGTCGAAGGGGACGACGATCGTGATCCGGGCCAAGGGGCCGCAGGCGCCCGACGCGGTCGCGGCGCTGGCCAAGCTGGTCGAGGACAAGTTCGGCGAGGAGCGCTGA